The following is a genomic window from Neisseria zalophi.
AAACCCTGCTTTTAATGCACCGGTATTTGTTCCGAAAACCAATCGTAAACTACTTCTTCCTGCTCATGCTGTTTCTACATTTGAGAAGAATTACCGTAATACCAAACCTGAAAATTTATTCTCTTGGCAAACTTATGCTGCAAACGGAAAAATTAGTTTGAGCCGGATTGCCGCTGATGCAGGAATGACTGTAGCAGAGTTGAAAGGACAATATGTACCAAGTACAGACGTTTTCAATTCTACTCAAAATATTTTAGTTGCTAAAAATGATAAGGTAGTTCCTGATAATTCAGGCTTTATACATGTTGCTGCAACCAATAAAAAATTACCGGATAGCTATAAAACCAATTTAACTTCTTTACAAGAAATTAATAGTAATTCTGATCGTCAGAATTCCTCACCTATTACCATTTTGGCACAGCAATCGAAACCGGAAATTAAACCGGAACAAAATACGGCTTCAAAATCTATCTCCATTGCTGCTGCACTCATTGCTCAAAATCAGGCATTAATCGATACAGGTAAGTCGAATACTGCAAACCTTGAGAGTGATATTCAAATTGCTTCAAATACTATTGAAGCCCCTGAGCTTTCAGCAGACAGTATTGAGGTAGCTATTACGGAACCGTTGCGATTGCCTACTCAAACTTCAGCAACACCGGGACCGGATCAGCCGGCGCCTTCTGATAATCCAGTAGATGTCGCGATTACTGAAATTAACCTGACTAATAGAAATAATACCTCAGAGTCTAAAGACCCGTTATTAGCATTGGTTAATGATGCGGAGCAACAGCGTTTAGATGCTGCTGAGCGTGTTAAAAACTCTCTGGCTCAATCTGAAGCGGAAGAGGCAGCAGCTAAATCTCGTGCAGAGCGTATTGCTGCGAACCGTATCAAGCAACAGCAACGTACTGAAGCACGCTTAGCACGTGCTAATGAGGCTGCAATGCAAGCCAATAATACGCACAAAGTGGTGACTGGTGATACGCTATTTAATATTTCTCAACGGTATAACGTCAGTGTTGCAGATTTGATTACCGTTAATAATATTAAAGGTAACAGTATCCGCAAAGGACAGGTATTGAAAGTAACTGCTGCGGCCGTTCAGCGTAATGCGGTACGTAATGTTTCTTATACTGTTCGCAAAGGCGATACTTTAAATACGATTGCCAGCCGTTTTAATGTTGATATTAATGATATCCGCCGTTGGAACCGTAATACACGTACAGTAAAACCGGGACAACGCTTAAGATTGATCGGCAGTTAAAGTAAATGTGAATCCATATAAAACACCTGAATATTTTCAGGTGTTTTTTTTAGCAATTAGAGAATATCTACACAATCAATACAAGGCTGCCGTCTGAAAATCTTCAGGCGTTTTTATTCATCAATCTACTTCTAAAGAACTACCCATCCCCTTATTCCAGCCATTTAATACACATTATTTTGCTGTTTCTGATTGCGCTTTCGGGGCATATTTTTCTTGCGTGCTATCCACTAAGCTTTTATCAGTGAAAAAGCTATAAAAATAAAACCGCTATTTCTTAAAAGCTACTTTCAGACGGTGTGAAATATGCCGTTTGAACAGCCAACCCAAAAGGAACACGATAATGAAAATAAGAGCACAAGTCGGCATGGTTTTGAACTTAGATAAATGTATCGGCTGCCATACCTGCTCCGTTACCTGTAAAAACGTGTGGACTTCGCGCGACGGTGTCGAATATGCATGGTTCAATAATGTGGAAACCAAGCCCGGAGTCGGCTTTCCGAAAAACTGGGAAGATCAGGGCAAATGGAACGGCGGTTGGGTTCGCAAACCTGATGGCAAACTGGTTCCCAAGCAGGGCGGTAAACTAAAGATTTTGGCCAATATTTTTGCCAACCCCAATATGCCGCAGATTGATGATTATTACGAACCGTTTACCTATGACTACCAGCATCTGCAAAACGCACCGAAAATGTCCACGCCGCCGACAGCACGCCCGATATCGGTATTAACCGGTAAAAAAATGGACAAAGTAGAGTGGGGGCCAAACTGGGAAGACGATTTGGGTGGTGAGTTCGAAAAACGGGCGAAAGATGTTTTGTTTGAAGGCATTCAAAAAGACATGCATGCCGCATTCGAACAGACTTTCATGATGTATTTGCCGCGCTTATGCGAGCATTGCCTGAATCCGACTTGTGTCGCATCCTGTCCTTCCGGCAGTATTTATAAGCGGGAAGACGACGGTATTGTATTGATTGACCAAGATAAATGTCGTGGTTGGCGGATGTGCGTTTCCGGCTGCCCCTATAAAAAAATCTATTACAACTGGACCAGTGGTAAAGCGGAAAAATGTACGTTTTGCTATCCGCGTATCGAGGGCGGTCAGCCGACGGTTTGTTCGGAAACCTGCGTCGGCCGCATTCGTTATTTAGGTGTGTTGTTATATGATGCCGACAAAATCGAGCAGGCTGCTTCTATCGAAAATCCGCAAGATTTGTATGAACAACAATTGGGTTTGTTTCTCAATCCGCACGATCCCGAAGTACAACGCGAGGCTTTAAAACAAGGTATCAGCCAAAGTTGGATTGACGCGGCTAAAAAATCACCGGTCTATAAAATGGCGATGGAATGGAAAGTTGCTTTCCCATTGCATCCCGAATACCGTACCTTACCAATGGTTTGGTATATCCCGCCGTTATCGCCGATTCAATCTGCCATTGAAAACGGTTTAGTGGGTGAAAACGGCATTATTCCGAGTGTGGATGAAATGCGTATCCCGTTGCGTTATCTGGCCAATTTGCTGACCGCCGGCAAAGTGGAACCGATTAAATTCGCATTGGAACGCATGATTGCCATGCGCCGTTTCAAACGCGGACAAGTGGTACATGGTGAAACATTGGCACAAACATTGGAAGGTACGGGGCTGACACCTGAAATGGTTGAAGATATGTATCAAACCATGGCCATTGCCAATTATGAGGATCGCTTTGTTATTCCGACTTCTCATAAAGAAATGGTGGAAAACAGTTTTAATGATCAATCAGGTTGCGGCTTTACATTCGGCAATGGTTGTTCGGATGGGGAAAGTAGTGAAAGCTTATTTGGTAAACGAAAAGGTGCGCCGATTGTTTTTTATGGTTTACGAAAAGATGTTGAAGAAAACCGTAAGGAAAAAGAAGAGGTGCGCTGATGGATACTTATCCTGTTTATCAATGGTTTTCTGCGCTTTTGTGTTATCCGGAAGCCGAGTTAATTGAGGTTTTACCCGAGTTTCAGACGGCATTAAACGAATGGCCGCAGCTTAGCCGTCAGGCAGGCCGTCTGCAAATGTTTTTAGATTATTTAAACAGCCATAGTCTGCGCGAATTGCAAGAAAATTATGTCGCGACTTTCGATCGCAACCGTAATCATGCACTGTATATTTTCGAGCATGTATATGGAGAAGACCGTGACCGTGGTAGTGCTATGGTCGATCTATTAGAGGAATACCGTAGCGGCGGTTTTGAATTGGGTGATGAAGAACTGCCTGATTATCTGCCTGTATTATTGGAATATTTGAGTCAGGTGCCGGCCGAATATGCGCAAAAGCTGTTGGGCGATGCAGTTCATGTGATTGCTCATATCGGTAATAAACTGGCACGAAATGATTCACCTTATGCTGTTTTGTTGCAAGGCTTGACCGAACTCAGCCCAATCCGACCGATGCCGCTTACCGAGCCGCCAGTGCGTGATATGGATGAAGCCATGGAAACGTTCGGTCCTGATATTGCAGGTATCGAGCCTCTCTTGAGGCCTTCGGTCGAAACCATACAGTTTTATCCTAAAGCCGCATTTCAGACGGCCTTAAAAGGAGCATAAACCATGAACACGTTTAACCAATTTTTCTTCGGTATCTATCCTTATATTTGCTTGGCTGTTTTCTTCTTAGGCAGTTTGGTTCGTTTTGATCGCGAGCAGTATTCGTGGAAGAGCGATTCCAGCCAGATTTTATACGACGGGCGGCTTCGCTTAGGCAATATTTTGTTTCATGTTGGGATTTTGGCTATTTTCTTCGGCCATCTATTCGGCTTGCTTACCCCGTTGTGGTTTTGGGATGCTATCGGCGTGTCTCATGGTGCTAAACAGATTTTTGCGATGGTGATGGGCGGTGTTTTCGGCATTATTGCCATGATCGGTTTGATTATTTTATTACAACGCCGTCTGAAAAGTGAACGCCTTGCCGCTAACAGCACTTGGCGCGATAAACTGGTATTAATCTGGTTGATTATAACGCTAAGCTTGGGTCTGCTTACTATTTTTGTCAGCATGGGGCATACCGATGGTGAGGAAATGGTGAAACTAATGAGATGGGCACAGCATATCGTGACTTTCCGTGGTTCGGCGCCTGTTTATATGGAAGATGTGAATATCTTGTTTAAACTGCATATTTTTATGGGTATGACTTTTTTCCTGATTTTCCCGTTCACCCGTATGGTGCATGTATGGAGCGGTTTTGCCAGTGTCGCTTATTTAGGACGGGCATGGCAGTTGGTTCGGCGCCGTTAATCATACATATTTATCAAGACAGGCCGTCTGAATATTCAGACGGCCTGTTTTATATGGATTTTTAAGTGTTGAGTACGGACGGTACAAAACGTAAAACCGTATCACGCAACGCAATTAGTTTGCCGTGGAAAAAATGGGAAGCTTCTGGAATCACGATAACCGGCAATTCTTGGGGCTCTGCCCATTTGAAAGCATTTTCAAGCGGTACGACTTCGTCAATCTGACCGTGAATAAGTAAGGTTTTATTCGTATCAGGAGCCTTTGGTTCGGTGATACGGTCATAATATTTAACGGCAGGCGCCATTAAAAGTAGCAAATCGGGGTTGCGCTGTTGGGCGGCAAAAAGGGAAACATAACCGCCGAATGAAAAACCGCTGATAATCAGTTGGGATGCTTTTGGGTGTTGTGCCCGGACATAGTCGATAACGCTGATACAGTCTTCGGTTTCGCCCTGACCGTGGTCATGCTCGCCGTCACTATTACCAACACCGCGAAGGTTCGGTAGATAGCAATGAAAGCCAAGTGTATTCAATGCTTTGGCAACGGTTTGTATCACTTTATTGGTATTGGTGCCACCATGTAGCGGGTTTGGGTGATTGATAACGGCAACGCCGCGTTCCTCACCTTGTGCCGGTAGATAAATGGTTTCTAATCCACCGACAGGGCCGGGAATGGTTATTTTATCAACGGGTTTCAACATAATATGCTCTTGGTGTGAATGGGTTGGAAAAATGTATCTAAAAATGTTTTCAGACGGCCTTATTCGTTTTCCGCTTCCGGCGGGTCGATAAGCAGTCGCTCGACAGCCTGGCCTTGTACCAAATCCTGATCAAGGATGTCTTGTAGGTCTTCTTCATCAACATAAGTGTACCAACGCCCTTCCGGGTAGATAACCATCAGCGGGCCCGATTCGCAACGGCCGAGGCAGCCGGTTTGGGTGATGCGTAGTTTGCCGGGGCCGATTAAACCCATTTTTTTGGCATTGCCCCGAATAAAATCAATGGCCGTTGTCGCTTCATCGTTGTCGTTACAACTTTGTTTACAGGCATCGTGGCGGGCATTGGCACAAATAAATAAATGGCGGTCGAAATAGCTCATATTTTTTGCCTTCTTTTTCGGTGTGCGGCGTTTCAGACGGCCTTAAGCCGTATTATAGATAAAAATGTTTGCCGTTGTTTTGGTTGTTGGCTTTTAATGCGGACAACATTCCTTTTAAATCAATATCATATTGTGTTGTTAGTTTTTCAGCCCGTTTTTTAAGTTTGTCGATATTTTGTTCTTTAGGGCTGCTTTGAAAGGCCATAACGGCAACGTTGCCGTGACTTTCGGCGGGTAGTTCTAACACACGACCCTCGAAAACATTCAACAGTCGTTCGACAAAGCGTTGGTAACGGCGGTCGCCGCTCCACCAGTTAGTTACGAAAATGCCGTTTTCGGAAAGTGCTCTTCGGCAATCTTCAAAAAAAGGTTCTGCTACCAAAGCATCAATAATCTGCTCGCCGTCGAATCCGTCGGTTAGAATCACATCGGTGCTGCCGAGCATGGTTTTAATATATTCGGCACCATCGGCTTCGATAATTTCAAAATGCTCATCTTCAAAAGGTAGCTCGAAGAGATTGCGGGCTACATTAATCACTTGCGGATTGATATCAATAGCGGTTTGCCGTGTGTTAGGCAGATAGGCATCAATCCATCTGGCGAAAGAGCCGCCGCCAAGTCCGATTTGCGTGATGTGGCGGGGCTGATCGTTGAATAGCAGCCAACCCATCATGGCCCGGCTGTATGACAATACCAGTTCGGCAGGGTGATCAAGGTTCATCGAACTTTGTACGGTAGCGCTGCCTAAATGTAGCGAACGTATATTGCCCGTTTCGGAAATACCGACTTCGGGCAGTTCGTTTTTTTGCGCCCGTAGGCGGCGGTAAGGGTGATGAGCCATAAAATGATTGTGTGTAAGAAAGGGGGTATTTTAATACAGTTTGTACTTATGTGAATGGATTTCAGACGGCCTTTGCAACCATAAACTAAAACCTTAACCGAATAAGATTATGGTTTGGTGGTATGTGTGAAACAGCATTTAAAGAATAGGGAAGCTGTTTCACACATATATAAATGGTTACTTATTTTGAGAGGGCGTCACACTCAGTTGTTGTTTGCTCGGCCTGCAAACGCAGTATTTTACGTTTTTCGGCAGCTTCAAAACGGCAATGTTGTAATGCTGTTTTCAGTTCTAGTGGTGGAACAGGGACGGGCTTGCCATCATGCATGGCAACCATAGTGAAATAGCAGCTATTGGTGTGGCGGGTTGTGCGGTCGTGTATGTTTTGTGATTCGACACGGATACCGATTTCCATAGAAGTACGGCCTACATGGTTAACGCTGGCTAAAAAGGTTACCAATTCACCAACATGGATAGGCTCTTTAAAGGTGACTTTATCTACGGAAAGGGTAACGCAGTAATGACCGCTATAACGGCTGGCACAGGCATAAGCTACTTGATCGAGTAATTTGAGTAAATCGCCACCGTGAACATTGCCGTTAAAGTTCGCCATATCGGGGGTCATTAAAACAGACATTTGTAATTCATGTTGAAGTGCGGTAGGGGTGTGTATATCCATAATCAATGATTCTTTCATTTGGGGTAAAGTGGTTTGAAGCGGTTTCGTATTGTCTGAAAAATACTGTTTGAATATATGGAAACCGTCGGTTTTTATCATATAGTGCCAAATGTATATTTTTCCATCTTAGGTAATATTTTTTAGTATGGTGTTATATCAACTTTATTTGGAATATTCTCTATCGGCGTTGAATTTTAATGGGCTAGAGTGTTGAAAAAATTTAATTAAATACAATTATTTAAATGTTTCAGACGGCCTTAAGGCCGTCTGAAAGTTTATCCGCAACAA
Proteins encoded in this region:
- a CDS encoding lytic transglycosylase — its product is MAKLKSIALAVTGVSAVSGAAYSHAATSNQTGMAMMRLNSSLLDQVQKKTTGGSLWSAMRKNFQMAEVNSELVRRHESKFSAGRAYFDRTINRSKPYMYHIANEVKKRNMPAEIALLPFIESAFVTKAKSHVGASGLWQFMPATGRHFGLERTSIYDGRHDVYAATDAALNYLEYLHGMFGDWSLALAAYNWGEGNVSRAMKRARARGLEPVYENLKMPAETRNYVPKLLAVRNIVNNPESFGIGLSEIENKPYFKAISVDRPMDTEAITRLANISESEFLALNPAFNAPVFVPKTNRKLLLPAHAVSTFEKNYRNTKPENLFSWQTYAANGKISLSRIAADAGMTVAELKGQYVPSTDVFNSTQNILVAKNDKVVPDNSGFIHVAATNKKLPDSYKTNLTSLQEINSNSDRQNSSPITILAQQSKPEIKPEQNTASKSISIAAALIAQNQALIDTGKSNTANLESDIQIASNTIEAPELSADSIEVAITEPLRLPTQTSATPGPDQPAPSDNPVDVAITEINLTNRNNTSESKDPLLALVNDAEQQRLDAAERVKNSLAQSEAEEAAAKSRAERIAANRIKQQQRTEARLARANEAAMQANNTHKVVTGDTLFNISQRYNVSVADLITVNNIKGNSIRKGQVLKVTAAAVQRNAVRNVSYTVRKGDTLNTIASRFNVDINDIRRWNRNTRTVKPGQRLRLIGS
- the narH gene encoding nitrate reductase subunit beta: MKIRAQVGMVLNLDKCIGCHTCSVTCKNVWTSRDGVEYAWFNNVETKPGVGFPKNWEDQGKWNGGWVRKPDGKLVPKQGGKLKILANIFANPNMPQIDDYYEPFTYDYQHLQNAPKMSTPPTARPISVLTGKKMDKVEWGPNWEDDLGGEFEKRAKDVLFEGIQKDMHAAFEQTFMMYLPRLCEHCLNPTCVASCPSGSIYKREDDGIVLIDQDKCRGWRMCVSGCPYKKIYYNWTSGKAEKCTFCYPRIEGGQPTVCSETCVGRIRYLGVLLYDADKIEQAASIENPQDLYEQQLGLFLNPHDPEVQREALKQGISQSWIDAAKKSPVYKMAMEWKVAFPLHPEYRTLPMVWYIPPLSPIQSAIENGLVGENGIIPSVDEMRIPLRYLANLLTAGKVEPIKFALERMIAMRRFKRGQVVHGETLAQTLEGTGLTPEMVEDMYQTMAIANYEDRFVIPTSHKEMVENSFNDQSGCGFTFGNGCSDGESSESLFGKRKGAPIVFYGLRKDVEENRKEKEEVR
- the narJ gene encoding nitrate reductase molybdenum cofactor assembly chaperone, which encodes MDTYPVYQWFSALLCYPEAELIEVLPEFQTALNEWPQLSRQAGRLQMFLDYLNSHSLRELQENYVATFDRNRNHALYIFEHVYGEDRDRGSAMVDLLEEYRSGGFELGDEELPDYLPVLLEYLSQVPAEYAQKLLGDAVHVIAHIGNKLARNDSPYAVLLQGLTELSPIRPMPLTEPPVRDMDEAMETFGPDIAGIEPLLRPSVETIQFYPKAAFQTALKGA
- the narI gene encoding respiratory nitrate reductase subunit gamma; amino-acid sequence: MNTFNQFFFGIYPYICLAVFFLGSLVRFDREQYSWKSDSSQILYDGRLRLGNILFHVGILAIFFGHLFGLLTPLWFWDAIGVSHGAKQIFAMVMGGVFGIIAMIGLIILLQRRLKSERLAANSTWRDKLVLIWLIITLSLGLLTIFVSMGHTDGEEMVKLMRWAQHIVTFRGSAPVYMEDVNILFKLHIFMGMTFFLIFPFTRMVHVWSGFASVAYLGRAWQLVRRR
- a CDS encoding alpha/beta hydrolase; this translates as MLKPVDKITIPGPVGGLETIYLPAQGEERGVAVINHPNPLHGGTNTNKVIQTVAKALNTLGFHCYLPNLRGVGNSDGEHDHGQGETEDCISVIDYVRAQHPKASQLIISGFSFGGYVSLFAAQQRNPDLLLLMAPAVKYYDRITEPKAPDTNKTLLIHGQIDEVVPLENAFKWAEPQELPVIVIPEASHFFHGKLIALRDTVLRFVPSVLNT
- a CDS encoding (2Fe-2S) ferredoxin domain-containing protein; this encodes MSYFDRHLFICANARHDACKQSCNDNDEATTAIDFIRGNAKKMGLIGPGKLRITQTGCLGRCESGPLMVIYPEGRWYTYVDEEDLQDILDQDLVQGQAVERLLIDPPEAENE
- a CDS encoding polyamine aminopropyltransferase, with the protein product MAHHPYRRLRAQKNELPEVGISETGNIRSLHLGSATVQSSMNLDHPAELVLSYSRAMMGWLLFNDQPRHITQIGLGGGSFARWIDAYLPNTRQTAIDINPQVINVARNLFELPFEDEHFEIIEADGAEYIKTMLGSTDVILTDGFDGEQIIDALVAEPFFEDCRRALSENGIFVTNWWSGDRRYQRFVERLLNVFEGRVLELPAESHGNVAVMAFQSSPKEQNIDKLKKRAEKLTTQYDIDLKGMLSALKANNQNNGKHFYL
- a CDS encoding acyl-CoA thioesterase codes for the protein MDIHTPTALQHELQMSVLMTPDMANFNGNVHGGDLLKLLDQVAYACASRYSGHYCVTLSVDKVTFKEPIHVGELVTFLASVNHVGRTSMEIGIRVESQNIHDRTTRHTNSCYFTMVAMHDGKPVPVPPLELKTALQHCRFEAAEKRKILRLQAEQTTTECDALSK